Below is a genomic region from Ziziphus jujuba cultivar Dongzao chromosome 7, ASM3175591v1.
ATTCTAATGTCACTGATGATGTGTCAGTCCCAGCTCCTAGCAACACCTGCAAACGGTtaagttaatttttataatctagccaaaaatctaaaaatcaagagaaattaaacaaatactATAAcagaatcattattattattattattattttgaaatatagaaCAAAAATAGAATGAGTTTTCGGGATATTGACCGTTGACTAAAAACGTTGACTATTGACCATGAGATTCACTGCTAGTGTGAACCTTTAGGTGTAGCGAGTTCAAATTCAAAGCGATTAATTGAATGATTGAAATGTGAAAagatgaccatatatatatatatatatatatataggttaaaaaataagaaaagcttATGAGCACTAACCAGTATAAAGCCTTTGATAATTTGGTCAGTGTAGTATTCAGGCTGCGATTGTTGCAAAGAAAGCAAGTGATCAATCATGGTGTTTCTACTCTCTTTCCTATTGCGATGCTCATCAATCAAGCCTTGCAAGAACTCGTCGGTCCTCTTTGCAAGCCTCTTTACCCTGCTTTCTAAACCATTAGCAGTGCCTATCCAATTCAAGAAAGGCAAGAAGTCTCCAGGATTTGATGTTCCACCAGTGGCAGTTATCTCCTTCATGATCTCTCTGAACTGCCTTGCTTCCTCCTCATCCGACACCTCGTCGCCGTAGTACCGTTTTCCGGAAACCATTCTCATGATGATGTTAAAGGTCAGCTCCGAAAGCAAAGACTTCATCTCcactcttttaaaattttgcaccgAGTTTTGAGAAAGCTTAAGCAATAATCGCTTCACTTCATCCTTTCGAATGCCTAGGAACATGTTGAGACGGCTCGATGAGAAAATCTCGATGGAACCAATGCGGCGGAGGTTGCGCCAGTGATCGCCGTATGGGGCTACAGTCATGACTGTGCTGTTGCATGTAAGGTGTTTGCGTATGTGCAGGGCAGGACGGCTGGCAAGGACGATGTCATTCTTTGTAAAGCATTCGTGCACCGCCGAGGCCGACGATACTACGACCACGCGGCGGGAACCTAACCAGAGAGAGAAAATGGGGCCGTATTTTTGTGACAGGCGGTGGTAAGTTCGATGGACAGGATGTTTCAAGAGATGGAGGTGGCCAACAATTGGGAGAGAAGGTGGACTTGGTGGGAGGTTTTTGTGGGGAGTTTTAGTTTTGATGAAGaatttgaaagcaaaaaagaagGTGATGAGGGAAAGGATTGTGTATAGCAGTGTGTCTTCCATGGCTTGTGTGCTTAATGATTTGCTCTGTTTGAATATGGTGGATTTAATCTAATAGGGGCTTTGTGTGATGGTGGTGGCGGGTCAAAATTGGTATGTATATATTAGGGGATAagcattcaaaaattaaaattagtgaTGACCAAGTAAATTTTGTAAACACAAAGAAAAGTCTTCAATCCaagacaaaaagataaaaatgattACATCTTTCAAGTCAATTTTCTTCTAGATCTACAGTACTcgtttctttttcttgtatttggaTACTTTCTCTATGCTAAATGTTGAAacgtaatttattttttttctttttgtttgaccCTGTGTTCTGGGAAATTTcgtgataataaaaattaattttgaaataaattataattatcacgcctataatctaattttttatcattgccaaataataataataataataataataataataagaattgtTAAACAAGTTTATGAATACTCTTACACAAATAATTAGGTGAATACAGTACaaattatattagtttttttaaaaaaattaaacaaatttagtttaaaaaaaataaaatacaaaataaggctcaaattaaacaaatttatcaTTCTTTAATATTTAATGTGCTCCAtggataattgtttttttggcaGAAAAGCTATGGATATTGatatttggatattgatattgagtTGGCTTTGGATAAAGTGgcctctttttatttaaagccACGTGTCAAGATACAAGGACAATAGTCACGTGGACTTTGAAAAATCTTCCAACAcgttttttgtttggtttcggATAGGTATTAAATTGGGGATTGAAGATTTTTTAATATCTCAGATTCTAATTTCGTCAGTGAGTGCGTATATTTTAATCCTCTCCATTGCGTCAGTGCGATGGGTGGTTGCAAATTGTCATACGTCTGCACCaacattaattacaaaattttattatatatataattaattaataaattgaataaatattttgcTGCTTCTAGTATTATTGTTTGATTATTTACCTGCCATTGATTTTTAATTCATGTCTAATGAACACTTTTGCCTGCCAATGAATAATTTTTCGCAGTCTAAAgcatctatttttctttttttaagccaaacaattattttctcatttaaTCATTATGAGTTTGAATTTCGATTTTTTGAGTTtagattaaaagaataaaaactatctaatttactatattaaattattatgggttaattacattttaatatttttaatttgaaaaaattacacttttagtttttaaattcaaaatattctaatttaagCTTTCAAGTTTCAATTTGTTGTACTTTCATCtagttaaaattttgatattgatggTTAATTATTTCgtcatatttaataaatattaaaaatactaatcattataatttaaaccctttaaaatattctatattctattattaatttgtaattttttttacattaaatttttagttttaaaattgacTAGTAACAAATTTtagaattgaaaaaattaattagttttttaatat
It encodes:
- the LOC107405743 gene encoding cytochrome P450 81E8; the encoded protein is MEDTLLYTILSLITFFFAFKFFIKTKTPHKNLPPSPPSLPIVGHLHLLKHPVHRTYHRLSQKYGPIFSLWLGSRRVVVVSSASAVHECFTKNDIVLASRPALHIRKHLTCNSTVMTVAPYGDHWRNLRRIGSIEIFSSSRLNMFLGIRKDEVKRLLLKLSQNSVQNFKRVEMKSLLSELTFNIIMRMVSGKRYYGDEVSDEEEARQFREIMKEITATGGTSNPGDFLPFLNWIGTANGLESRVKRLAKRTDEFLQGLIDEHRNRKESRNTMIDHLLSLQQSQPEYYTDQIIKGFILVLLGAGTDTSSVTLEWALSSLLNHPHTLRKARRELDEQIGQQRLLDEPDVSKLPYLRSIISETLRLYPAAPLLLPHYSSADCEVGGYDVPRDTMVLINAWAIHRDPELWEDPESFKPERFEVGDHHEDHEQVQKLLPFGIGRRACPGSGLAHRVMSLTLGSLIQCLEWERVSEEEIDMREGKGTTMPKAVPLEARCKARPIMNHFLLESTDKI